AATATTGATTTTTAGACTCTTATTTTATTATAATTAAAATAAATTCTAATTTAATTTAGATTAATATATAATTATTAGTCAAATTGAAAATTAACAATATTTAATTGCTATTATATGGTTATGACAAAATTATTTTTGATAGTTGTTGTGCGGTAATCAAAAACATTGTAAGGAGTATCTCTGTTGTGTTAGTTTAAGTCATGGTTATTAGATTTTTAGCATTTGTTGCATATCAATAAATTAAATTAAAAAACAGTAACGTTAAATACGATCAGAATCCAATTAAATCAAAATAAAATAAACAATGCTTCATATAACAAAATTTAAAAGACAATTGATTGTTGATAAAAAATAAGAAAGTAATGATAATTAGAATGCGATTGCCTGCAATCCGTTATCCTGATTGAACTGAGTTAACTGTGCCACCAAATCGGCTGTGGTAATGTTGCTTGAGTCTTTTGCCCAGAAGACTACAATGAACTGTTCGTTGTTAACCTGTACCACTTCAACTGCACCGTGTTGGGCATGATCGTAATCCGTGAAATTTGCCGTGTTGTCAGGGTTTTTGGCAATTTTCATGTCGTCATCAATCGTAATGTACTCTCTTCCGTCGTCGTGAACGAGATGATCGTATTTGTCATTGTCATGGTCAGGGTATGCGTCGTCATCCACGTTTTTAAAAATAGCTACTCCGCAGTCCTGATTTTGTCCGAAGTATAGGGAGTAGTAGCTTGCGTCAAATTCATGGTTATATGGTGCTTGCACTTTAAAGTTATCTGTTCCGTTTGAAGCGTATGCGCATCCAAAGAGAAGAAAAGATGCCACTATTAAAAAAGCTATTCCTTTATAGTTCATTTTTTCACCTTCATTATATTTTTTTGGGGGGAAAGGTTAATTATTTTCTTTTAATTAACCTTAGTGTCCAATTAATTATATTAAAAGATTCTTATATAAAGTTTTTCGAGTGCAAGTGCTTACTTGCACCCTTAAATCGTGAAAAAATAACATTTAAGGCTTTATTCCATTATACAATATGTTTAAGAACTCATCACCATACTTTTCGGTTTCAAAGTCAAGGGTATTATTGTAAGTTTTCCATAAAACAACTGATTGGAATGTTATGGAAAAACACGTGATTGCTATTGTTCTTGGATCGATATCCTTGATGTTGCCCTTTTCCCTTTGCATTGTGAAGAATTCCTCCAACTTGTTGAGGATTGCATCGGTGATTGTTGAAATTAAAAGCTTTTTGTCGGGAATTTCGCGAACTTCTTCCATAGCTATTTTCACTATGCTGAACTTTTCTTCCGGAAGATTTATCCGTTCTATAAAGTTGTTCTTAAGGTAATCGTCCATTTCTTCATCCTCATCGAAATCAAAGATGTTTTCTAACATTTCGATGAATATGTTGAGATAATAATCCTTTACGACACTTATCAGATTTTTCTTGTTTTTGAAGTTTCTGAAAATGGTCACTTCATTGACGCCGGCTTCAGCAGCTATTTTCTTGGTTGTGGTCTTTTCGACACCTTCCTTTTGAAGAATCCTAAATGTTGCGTCAACGATTTTTTCATCGGTACTTCCCGCTTCTATCTTCATGTCAATCACTTACTCGTCCAGTAATTCGGCCAGTTTATCGGCGATAAACACGCAGCAGTCAACGCATGGGGACTTGTCGTCTCCGTTTTTTGATATTACGCCGCAGCAGACGCTTCCATATTCATCTTTAAAGGTTTCAAAGAGTATTTTGGCGTTTGCTTTGATTTTTACTTCATCATCAATCAACAGTCCGTTTGCCATTAACGCTCCGGTAAGCGCTCCGCAGGTTCCTTCGTCGAAGGTTCCTCCCATTCCTCCTGCAAATCCGCATGCAAGCTTGCACATGTCTGATTTGCTCATCGGATATTTGGCGGTTTCACACAATGCCATTAATGTGGATTCGGAACAGCTTTTGAATTCTCTGTACTCCCTAATCTTTTCTTCTAATATTTTAGTATCAAGTTTCATAAAACTACTCCCTTTTCTATATAATAGATTATATTAATTATGATTATAATATAGTTATTTATAATTAAATTTAGATTAGGTGAAATTATGCATCCGAGACCAAGTCCAATTGCAGCTTCCCTTTATACCTTGAGGGACATGAACGTTGACGTTATAGTCATGCACGGTCCGAACGGCTGCTGTTTTAGAACAGGCAGGCTTTTGGAAGGTGACGGCGTACGTGTGCTGACCACTGCAATGGCAGAAAACGATTTTATTTTAGGTGCTGGAGACAAACTGGAAGAGACTTTAATTAAGGCTTATGAAATGTTCGAACCGACTCTGATGGGAGTTGTTGGTACCTGTGCAAGCATGATTATTGGCGAGGATTTAAAGGAAGCCATAGCCAATGCGGATTTGCCGTGCACGGTAATACCTGTGGAATCCCATGGAGGTTCGGGTGAGGGTGACAATACAGTCGGCGCAATCATGGTTTTAGACGCCGCAGTCGAAGCGGGCGTTATCCCAAGAAGCGAAGCGGACAGGCAAATAGAAATGCTTGAAAAGGCAACTGAAATCGAAAAGACAAGAGGAATGGCTCAGGGAAGGTACATAAAGCCAAACTTCGGAGATTCAAAAGAAGCTGTTGCCAAAGAGATTGTAAATGCATTGCATGACGGCAAAAATGTTGCATTCGTTTTAAACGCCAAAAAGGAAACCTCCTATCTCTTTGCGGATATCTTCAACTTTGACTATGCTCAGATAAATCCTCAAAACAAGCCGATTATCGTAGCCAATCTTGATGAAAACATTGGACTTGAAAGGATTAGAGGGCATGCGGCCAACATCAAAAAGGAACTGCCTATGGAAATCGATTTCATCACCGGCGGGCTTGATGAGTATCCGATAACTGCAGATAAGGCTTATGAGTTTTTAAAAGATAAGGATTTGGACATGATTGTCGTATTTGGCGTTCCCCACGCGTTTCCAATTGAAAAGATGGATGTGGAATCAGTGGCCGTTACCGACGGGCCTCGTCTGGTCGAGCCTTTGCGCGAACTGGGCTATACTCATGTCGTAGCCGAACTTGATGCCCACTCAAAGACCCTGGGAACCGATGAGATTGTCGATTCGGACTTCGGAATGATGATAAGGTCAGCCATTGAATGGATGGAATAAATATGATAACGATTATTGATTATAAAAGCGGTAATTTAAAAAGCATTTCAAACGGATTTAAGAAAATCGGGGAGGATTTTCAGATAACTGACGATGTGGAAGTAATATCTGACGCTACGCATCTGGTCCTGCCCGGTGTCGGTGCTTTCGGCTCAGCAATGGAAAATCTCGAGCTTTTCAGAGACGTAATCGAAGAGCACATTGCAGACGACAAGCCATTTTTAGGAGTCTGTTTGGGTCAGCAGGTATTAATGAGCGAAAGCGAGGAAAGCCCTAATATCAGGGGTCTTGACTTGTTTAAGGGACGCTGTGAATTTCTTCCTAAAGGAGTTAAGGTTCCCCATATGGGATGGAATCAGCTGAACGTGGTTAAAGATTCTGCGATTTTGGAGGGGATTGACAAGGAGTATTTCTATTTCGTGCATTCATATCACGTCATACCTGATGATTCGGACATTATCGCTGGAACATGCGACTACGGCATTGACGTGGCAGCATCACTGTCTCAGAATAATTTGTTTTCAACGCAGTTCCACCCGGAAAAGAGTGGAAAGGCGGGCTTAAGGATTTTAAAGAATTTCACTAGTATTAAGGAGTAGTTTTTTATGGATATTGAAGGTTTTGTAAGAGCAAGAATTGACGATTATACATATGATGATTTATCAGTCCTTTTGGCTGAAAGAATCAGGGAATACAAGGATATTTCCGATGAAAACTCAATCATGATGGCCCAAGCCGTAATCGATGAGGTTTCAACCACTTTGAAATTGAAGGAAAGTGATGATGAATTCCTAAAGGAAATCACCGAAATCACCAAATCCGGTGTCGGTATGGGAGAAATGGGTGTCGGCTCAAGGGGAGCAGGCGACTTTTTCGTCCACAGAAGGATAGCCGATATCGTGGCGTCAACCAACACAGCATCCCTGGTTAATCCGTCAGAACAGGATGACGGTGGAGTTGTGCGCTCAAAAGCCAAAAACGATGACGTTTACATTACAACTGCCGTTGACGGAATCCATTCCAGACTAAGCGAATATCCATTTTTAGGTGGTTTTCACGTAACTAGAGCAACCTTAAGGGATGTTTGCGTTATGGGAGCGGATCCGGTAGCCATTTTAAGTGACGTTCACCTTGCTGATGACGGGGACGTCGGAAAGATTTTCGACTTTACTGCTGGTGTTGCGGCAGTATCCGAGCTTGTAAACGTTCCAATCGTTGCCGGAAGTACCTTAAGAGTCGGCGGAGACATGGTTTTGGGAGACAGGTTCGTTTCAGCAGTCGGAAGCGTCGGAGTCTCAGATTATCCTCCTACAGCACGTAAGGGAGCTACAAAAGGCGACGTAATCCTTCTCACTGAAGGCTCAGGCGGAGGAACAATCACCACGACCGCAATTTACAACGGATTTTTCGATGTCGTATGGGATACCATGAACGTTAACTTTGTTCAGGCATCACAGTCACTCTTTGAAGCCGATCTGGTTAAGGACATTCATGCAATGACTGACGTAACCAACGGAGGCCTCAGGGGAGACGCCCATGAAATATCCAACACCACAGGCGTCGGTTTGGAGTTCTATGAAAAGGACATCAGAAACATGGTGGCACCGAACGTTTTAAACATGCTTGAAACCTTGAATATCGACCCGCTTGGAGTTTCAACAGACTCATTAATGCTTGTAGTTCCTCCAGACATTGCCGAAGACGTTAAAAAGACGGTTTCAGCATCAGGCGTTGACATCTCAGAAATCGGTCAGGTCACAGACAGCGGCAAACCAATCCTCATTAAGGAAGACGGAAGCGAAGAAATGCTCGTTCCGCTCTTCAGGGAA
This region of Methanobrevibacter millerae genomic DNA includes:
- a CDS encoding AIR synthase-related protein, whose product is MDIEGFVRARIDDYTYDDLSVLLAERIREYKDISDENSIMMAQAVIDEVSTTLKLKESDDEFLKEITEITKSGVGMGEMGVGSRGAGDFFVHRRIADIVASTNTASLVNPSEQDDGGVVRSKAKNDDVYITTAVDGIHSRLSEYPFLGGFHVTRATLRDVCVMGADPVAILSDVHLADDGDVGKIFDFTAGVAAVSELVNVPIVAGSTLRVGGDMVLGDRFVSAVGSVGVSDYPPTARKGATKGDVILLTEGSGGGTITTTAIYNGFFDVVWDTMNVNFVQASQSLFEADLVKDIHAMTDVTNGGLRGDAHEISNTTGVGLEFYEKDIRNMVAPNVLNMLETLNIDPLGVSTDSLMLVVPPDIAEDVKKTVSASGVDISEIGQVTDSGKPILIKEDGSEEMLVPLFREAAYTKIKKLVGDTTPEDFELMQEKVQKACEDAIAKKDKVIKYINEN
- a CDS encoding TetR/AcrR family transcriptional regulator, yielding MKIEAGSTDEKIVDATFRILQKEGVEKTTTKKIAAEAGVNEVTIFRNFKNKKNLISVVKDYYLNIFIEMLENIFDFDEDEEMDDYLKNNFIERINLPEEKFSIVKIAMEEVREIPDKKLLISTITDAILNKLEEFFTMQREKGNIKDIDPRTIAITCFSITFQSVVLWKTYNNTLDFETEKYGDEFLNILYNGIKP
- a CDS encoding C-GCAxxG-C-C family protein yields the protein MKLDTKILEEKIREYREFKSCSESTLMALCETAKYPMSKSDMCKLACGFAGGMGGTFDEGTCGALTGALMANGLLIDDEVKIKANAKILFETFKDEYGSVCCGVISKNGDDKSPCVDCCVFIADKLAELLDE
- the cfbD gene encoding Ni-sirohydrochlorin a,c-diamide reductive cyclase catalytic subunit; the protein is MHPRPSPIAASLYTLRDMNVDVIVMHGPNGCCFRTGRLLEGDGVRVLTTAMAENDFILGAGDKLEETLIKAYEMFEPTLMGVVGTCASMIIGEDLKEAIANADLPCTVIPVESHGGSGEGDNTVGAIMVLDAAVEAGVIPRSEADRQIEMLEKATEIEKTRGMAQGRYIKPNFGDSKEAVAKEIVNALHDGKNVAFVLNAKKETSYLFADIFNFDYAQINPQNKPIIVANLDENIGLERIRGHAANIKKELPMEIDFITGGLDEYPITADKAYEFLKDKDLDMIVVFGVPHAFPIEKMDVESVAVTDGPRLVEPLRELGYTHVVAELDAHSKTLGTDEIVDSDFGMMIRSAIEWME
- the hisH gene encoding imidazole glycerol phosphate synthase subunit HisH: MITIIDYKSGNLKSISNGFKKIGEDFQITDDVEVISDATHLVLPGVGAFGSAMENLELFRDVIEEHIADDKPFLGVCLGQQVLMSESEESPNIRGLDLFKGRCEFLPKGVKVPHMGWNQLNVVKDSAILEGIDKEYFYFVHSYHVIPDDSDIIAGTCDYGIDVAASLSQNNLFSTQFHPEKSGKAGLRILKNFTSIKE